A single genomic interval of Ovis aries strain OAR_USU_Benz2616 breed Rambouillet chromosome 9, ARS-UI_Ramb_v3.0, whole genome shotgun sequence harbors:
- the CEBPD gene encoding CCAAT/enhancer-binding protein delta, with amino-acid sequence MSAALFSLDGPARGAPWTAEPAAFYEPGRAGKPGRGAEPAAPAMYDDESAIDFSAYIDSMAAVPTLELCHDELFADLFNSNHKAGALELLPGGPARLGGPGPAPRPLKREPDWGDGDAPGSLLPAQVAACAQTVVSLAAAAQPTPPASPEPPRRSPAPPAPGPARDKAAGKRGPDRGSPEYRQRRERNNIAVRKSRDKAKRRNQEMQQKLVELSAENEKLQQRVEQLTRDLAGLRRFFKQLPGAPFLPGAGAADAR; translated from the coding sequence ATGAGCGCTGCGCTCTTCAGCCTGGACGGCCCAGCGCGCGGCGCGCCCTGGACGGCGGAACCCGCTGCCTTCTACGAGCCCGGCCGCGCGGGGAAGCCGGGTCGCGGAGCCGAGCCGGCCGCGCCCGCCATGTACGACGACGAGAGCGCCATCGACTTCAGCGCCTACATCGACTCCATGGCCGCCGTGCCCACCCTGGAGCTGTGCCACGACGAGCTCTTCGCCGACCTCTTTAACAGCAACCACAAAGCGGGCGCCCTGGAGCTACTGCCCGGGGGACCCGCGCGCCTCGGGGGCCCTGGCCCGGCGCCGCGACCCCTCAAGCGCGAGCCCGACTGGGGTGACGGCGACGCGCCCGGCTCCCTGCTGCCCGCGCAGGTGGCCGCGTGCGCGCAGACAGTGGTGAGCCTCGCGGCCGCTGCGCAACCCACACCCCCCGCGTCGCCAGAGCCGCCGCGCCGGAGCCCCGCGCCCCCAGCGCCCGGGCCCGCGCGAGACAAGGCGGCGGGCAAGCGGGGCCCGGACCGCGGCAGCCCCGAGTACCGGCAGCGACGCGAGCGCAACAACATCGCTGTGCGCAAGAGCCGCGACAAGGCCAAGCGGCGCAACCAGGAGATGCAGCAGAAGCTGGTGGAGCTTTCGGCCGAGAACGAGAAGCTGCAGCAGCGCGTGGAGCAGCTCACGCGGGACCTGGCCGGACTGCGGCGCTTCTTCAAGCAGCTGCCCGGCGCGCCCTTCCTGCCCGGCGCGGGGGCGGCGGACGCGCGGTGA